Proteins from a genomic interval of Diprion similis isolate iyDipSimi1 chromosome 10, iyDipSimi1.1, whole genome shotgun sequence:
- the LOC124411580 gene encoding uncharacterized protein LOC124411580 has translation MDLKAVVVVGEAPESDDESVNVTTGLGFQPKRTRNPCGTIIPGEAPESDDDGTTSLSSISGAVEATVCPPYSEARVHKSNRHTYKYNSLLHKKLRDCHQMLDKDLTETCESVIGKNIQELTSANRQLLRSELTLQEAASQLREASIRSKNVANALLDVTEANFLHSIKI, from the exons atggatttAAAGGCCGTTGTTGTTGTCGGCGAGGCACCGGAATCTGACGACGAATCTGTCAACGTGACAACG ggACTCGGATTCCAGCCAAAACGAACTCGGAATCCGTGTGGAACGATTATTCCAGGGGAAGCGCCAGAGTCCGACGATG ATGGAACTACCAGCTTGAGTAGCATAAGCGGAGCTGTTGAGGCGACTGTTTGCCCTCCTTATTCGGAGGCCAGAGTTCATAAATCGAATAGACATACCTACAAGTACAACAGTCTGCTTCACAAAAAACTGA GAGATTGTCACCAGATGCTGGACAAGGATTTGACTGAGACCTGTGAATCCGTTATCGGTAAAAATATTCAGGAGTTGACATCCGCGAATAGACAACTGCTACGGAGTGAACTGACACTGCAAGAAGCCGCTAGCCAGCTAAGGGAGGCTTCTATTCGTTCAAAGAATGTCGCGAATGCGCTTCTCGATGTTACAgaagcaaattttttacatagtaTCAAAATCTGA
- the LOC124411577 gene encoding ubiquitin-conjugating enzyme E2 R2, giving the protein MAQPTSSALRALALEYKSLQEEPVEGFRVKLVNEDNMFEWEVAIFGPPDTLYQGGYFKAHMKFPPDYPYSPPSIRFMTKVWHPNVYENGDLCISILHPPVDDPQSGELPCERWNPTQNVRTILLSVISLLNEPNTYSPANVDASVMYRRWRDSKGKDKEYENIIRKQAQAAKTEAEKEGIVVPLTLEDYCIKTRARPAEQQLDMTDFYDDEYELDDDEDDQLSASDYEDGDDSGNGES; this is encoded by the exons ATGGCGCAACCGACGAGTAGCGCGCTGAGGGCACTCGCTCTCGAGTACAAAAGCCTCCAAGAAGAGCCAGTCGAAGGATTTCGTGTGAAACTGGTCAACGAGGACAACATGTTCGAATGGGAAGTCGCGATCTTCGGACCACCGGACACTCTTTACCAAGGAGGCTATTTCAAG GCACACATGAAATTTCCACCTGATTATCCATACAGTCCACCGAGCATTCGATTCATGACGAAGGTCTGGCATCCAAATGTATACGAG AACGGAGATTTGTGCATATCGATTCTACACCCGCCAGTCGACGATCCACAGAGCGGAGAACTGCCCTGCGAAAGGTGGAACCCGACGCAAAATGTCAG GACGATCCTCCTCTCGGTGATTTCACTACTGAACGAACCCAACACGTACAGCCCAGCAAACGTCGACGCTTCGGTGATGTACAGACGTTGGCGCGACTCCAAAGGGAAAGAcaaagaatatgaaaatataatcaG GAAACAAGCCCAGGCGGCGAAAACAGAGGCTGAAAAAGAGGGTATAGTGGTGCCGTTGACGCTCGAGGACTATTGCATCAAGACGCGAGCACGACCGGCAGAACAGCAGCTTGACATGACAGATTTTTATGATGACGAATACGAGctagacgacgacgaggacgatcAGCTGAGTGCGAGCGATTATGAGGACGGTGACGACAGCGGAAACGGAGAGTCGTGA
- the LOC124411575 gene encoding glutathione S-transferase C-terminal domain-containing protein homolog, with protein METNQLFLEVHSIADLCLAPIETVVTLFTIKYCDSHVSINLVVTKKKCNEERSNVIDLSGFTYTVLEVDKLPRYASTCDLPNLIVNETTCVAGLCATLRQIVKSKCFETPLHYSKALLGFKDACLLACSESSIWTKFCEVDLISTLKSIHGPTSSKDTNDIPESIARFECHMSQPVRLHNLYKYTMSKKFAVKGTTTGNRDKIPEHIYAEGSQITLADIIIFVCIHTFFTLHALKCELLELIPLTAKWYARMLSSEMISESLSCLRYLESPSFETRVTSYVLPNVENHSLYKSDPKRYKPRNRIYTKQVDIDDSFALISELGVSIDLASEPFGSEMTLNWNEIPFEATPEGGALPETRLKRKFEQLENLCRPVMALAKIGDIVVDFCSGGGHLGILIAYLLPGCEVVLLENKEESLNRAKKRVQKLQLTNIRFYQCNLDYYKGHFDIGVSLHACGVATDLVIEHCVSRNAIFVCCPCCYGSVHDCHHIKYPRSNLFKSKIDPRSYLVLGHSADQTHDKNNAKTNQGYKCMSIIDTDRKLHAEQYNYVVHLAKLVPENCTPKNHLLVGIPEIKS; from the coding sequence aTGGAAACCAATCAGCTTTTCCTGGAGGTTCATTCCATCGCTGATTTGTGCCTCGCCCCGATAGAGACCGTAGTAACGTTGTTTACGATAAAATACTGTGATTCTCACGTATCGATTAACTTGgttgtaacgaaaaaaaaatgcaatgagGAACGGTCTAACGTTATTGATCTGTCAGGGTTTACTTACACAGTTTTGGAGGTAGACAAATTGCCACGATATGCGAGTACATGCGACCTTCCGAACCTCATAGTTAACGAGACGACGTGCGTGGCTGGTCTCTGCGCGACCCTACGTCAAATAGTAAAGAGTAAGTGTTTCGAAACGCCGTTGCACTACAGCAAAGCCTTACTAGGATTTAAGGATGCATGTTTGCTGGCTTGCTCGGAGTCGAGTATCTGGACGAAATTTTGCGAGGTGGATCTAATCTCGACTCTGAAATCTATCCATGGTCCAACTTCCAGCAAAGATACAAATGACATTCCTGAAAGCATCGCAAGATTTGAATGTCACATGTCACAGCCAGTGAGATTGCACAATTTATACAAGTATAcaatgtcgaaaaaatttgctgTGAAAGGTACTACGACTGGTAACAGGGACAAAATACCAGAGCACATTTACGCCGAGGGATCTCAAATCACATTGGCGGATATCATAATATTTGTTTGCATCcatacattttttacactcCACGCATTGAAATGTGAATTGTTAGAACTCATACCACTGACGGCAAAGTGGTACGCGAGGATGCTTTCAAGTGAAATGATATCTGAAAGTTTGAGTTGTTTGAGATACTTGGAATCTCCAAGCTTTGAGACCCGGGTTACCAGCTACGTTCTTCCCAATGTTGAAAACCATAGCCTGTATAAGAGCGATCCAAAACGCTACAAGCCTCGTAATCGCATTTACACAAAGCAAGTAGACATAGATGATTCATTCGCATTAATCAGTGAGCTGGGTGTCAGCATCGACCTTGCATCGGAACCATTTGGATCGGAGATGACATTGAACTGGAATGAAATCCCGTTTGAAGCAACGCCAGAGGGAGGTGCTTTGCCCGAAACGAGGCTGAAGCGAAAGTTTGAGCAGTTAGAAAACCTGTGCAGGCCTGTAATGGCATTGGCAAAAATAGGGGATATAGTCGTCGACTTCTGCTCTGGCGGAGGACATCTCGGGATATTGATAGCTTACTTGTTGCCCGGTTGCGAAGTAGTTTTGCTAGAAAATAAAGAGGAGAGTTTAAACAGAGCCAAGAAAAGAGTGCAGAAACTTCAGTTAACAAATATCAGATTTTATCAATGCAATCTGGATTATTACAAGGGGCATTTTGACATTGGAGTATCTCTCCATGCCTGCGGGGTGGCGACGGACCTGGTAATCGAACACTGCGTAAGCAGGAATGCGATCTTTGTCTGCTGTCCCTGCTGTTACGGCAGCGTACACGATTGCCATCACATAAAGTACCCAAGGAGCAATTTATTCAAGAGTAAAATTGATCCAAGGAGTTACCTGGTCTTGGGACATTCGGCAGACCAAActcacgataaaaataatgctAAAACAAATCAAGGATACAAGTGCATGTCAATTATTGATACGGATCGAAAATTACACGCTGAGCAGTACAACTATGTTGTACATCTTGCTAAACTCGTTCCGGAAAATTGCACACCAAAAAATCATCTATTAGTTGGAATCcctgaaataaaatcataG
- the LOC124411581 gene encoding protein JTB isoform X1, giving the protein MIESCTKKRMLIAVTFLGGLTILVLIIESNWTDTDISKTFVESVEKNSSCYLNEEFDVILECHPCTAFEIASESIGVCIHTSNKEVLKCRKSGVTVTRSCDKVAWLEERSFWRFEGLMFGLAVLSCISVYWRENILRQRIVRKVARQLRASV; this is encoded by the exons ATGATCGAATCGTGTACAAAAAAGCGGATGCTCATAGCCGTCACTTTCTTAGGAGG GTTGACGATACTCGTCTTAATTATTGAAAGTAATTGGACTGACACGGACATCAGCAAGACATTTGTAGAGTCTGTCGAAAAGAATTCGAGCTGTTATCTCAATGAAGAATTTGATGTGATATTAGAGTGTCATCCGTGTACAGCTTTCGAAATAGCAAGCGAAAGCATCGGCGTCTGTATTCACACAAGCAACAAGGAAGTGTTGAAATGTCGCAAGAGTGGTGTAACTGTAACCAGAAG TTGTGATAAAGTTGCCTGGCTGGAGGAGCGCAGCTTCTGGAGATTTGAAGGCCTTATGTTTGGCCTTGCCGTATTATCTTGCATCAGCGTCTATTGGAGGGAGAACATCTTGCGGCAAAGAATAGTCAGAAAAGTGGCTCGACAACTCAGAGCTAGTGTGTAG
- the LOC124411576 gene encoding D-beta-hydroxybutyrate dehydrogenase, mitochondrial, whose amino-acid sequence MPQSSNKPPEDSQAWELLERCLLPFVFSHAVAVILATVLNTFGISQISSFVLFLLFLSVSLGSTLFYHNLKVTAAGKAILITGCDSRVGNALAKQLDDLGFTVFATFSNKNENDELACKLKDQCSGRLRVLQLDVTSERDIHSTFLYVNEHLPDGAPGLWGLVHADAWVALGECEWIPSSVLKRSVDVNFIGVSRLTQVFLPLVRRSKGRIVLVGSLFARIPSPVRGIHCAVKAAVEAWGNCLRLEMRRWGVDVVIVETGEYVSGSAWLKDNASLLEQAKDMWTQLDPQTRREYGQDLFQKEMIALERYTLGPEADLTQTTRALTDATVRTFPLRRYMPVSRGERIRALLSDHLPKPIYDILYTD is encoded by the exons ATGCCACAAAGTTCGAATAAACCACCCGAGGACAGCCAGGCGTGGGAGTTGTTAGAACGATGTCTCTTGCCATTCGTGTTTTCACACGCAGTTGCAGTTATCCTCGCCACAGTTCTCAACACTTTCGGCATTTCGCAGATATCTAGTTTTGTACTGTTTCTTCTATTTCTCAGCGTATCTCTCGGCTCTACTTTATTCTATCACAATCTAAAG GTAACTGCCGCTGGAAAGGCGATACTGATAACAGGATGTGACTCCAGGGTAGGAAATGCTTTGGCCAAGCAGCTGGACGACttg GGGTTCACAGTTTTTGCGACATTTTCAAACAAGAACGAGAACGATGAGCTAGCGTGCAAACTAAAAGATCAATGCTCAGGAAGACTGCGCGTTCTGCAATTGGATGTAACAAGCGAGCGTGATATTCATTCAACTTTCCTCTACGTCAATGAGCACTTGCCTGACGGAGCTCCGG GTTTGTGGGGTTTGGTACATGCTGACGCCTGGGTAGCGCTAGGGGAATGTGAGTGGATTCCATCTTCGGTGCTGAAGCGTAGCGTGGATGTGAATTTTATTGGAGTATCGAGACTGAcgcag GTATTCCTTCCGCTCGTGAGACGCTCTAAGGGACGCATTGTACTTGTAGGAAGCCTCTTTGCAAGAATCCCAAGCCCAGTGAGAGGGATACATTGTGCAGTAAAG gcAGCAGTAGAGGCATGGGGAAACTGCTTACGTTTGGAAATGCGGAGATGGGGTGTGGATGTGGTTATAGTTGAAACCGGGGAATACGTGTCGGGCAGCGCCTGGCTGAAAGACAATGCCTCTCTGCTGGAGCAGGCAAAAGATATGTGGACGCAACTCGACCCCCAAACACGACGTGAATATGGTCAAGATTTATTCCAAAAGGAGATGATTGCCTTGGAGAGATACACGCTCGGTCCAGAGGCAGACCTGACTCAAACTACCAGAGCTCTGACCGACGCTACAGTGAGGACATTTCCATTGAGGCGATATATGCCGGTGTCTCGTGGAGAAAGAATAAGAGCGTTGCTAAGTGATCACCTGCCAAAGCCTATATACGACATATTGTACACGGATTGA
- the LOC124411581 gene encoding protein JTB isoform X2, translated as MSYNLTSSIDVHISMLTILVLIIESNWTDTDISKTFVESVEKNSSCYLNEEFDVILECHPCTAFEIASESIGVCIHTSNKEVLKCRKSGVTVTRSCDKVAWLEERSFWRFEGLMFGLAVLSCISVYWRENILRQRIVRKVARQLRASV; from the exons ATGAGTTATAACCTCACCTCGTCGATCGACGTACACATTTCAAT GTTGACGATACTCGTCTTAATTATTGAAAGTAATTGGACTGACACGGACATCAGCAAGACATTTGTAGAGTCTGTCGAAAAGAATTCGAGCTGTTATCTCAATGAAGAATTTGATGTGATATTAGAGTGTCATCCGTGTACAGCTTTCGAAATAGCAAGCGAAAGCATCGGCGTCTGTATTCACACAAGCAACAAGGAAGTGTTGAAATGTCGCAAGAGTGGTGTAACTGTAACCAGAAG TTGTGATAAAGTTGCCTGGCTGGAGGAGCGCAGCTTCTGGAGATTTGAAGGCCTTATGTTTGGCCTTGCCGTATTATCTTGCATCAGCGTCTATTGGAGGGAGAACATCTTGCGGCAAAGAATAGTCAGAAAAGTGGCTCGACAACTCAGAGCTAGTGTGTAG
- the LOC124411237 gene encoding G2/mitotic-specific cyclin-B1 — protein MALRSRPALVNIGNQENVANAKSKALGLGHTKRAALGEIGNKVNNLRGTRPMCKATIQHDLQKKVTVKTATLESLKPVEKPHVELAKQVVKNESSSPPVRPSIEQTPPPAHQQQMQQPDQGEKVSFSSDLLIEDIDQDDSGNPILVSIYSNDIYAHLRDLERQTPVETEFLAGQQVTSKMRSVLVDWLVEVHQQFHLTQETLYLTVAILDRFLQAYRTIDRKRLQLVGITAMFVASKYEEMYSPDINDFVYVTDNAYSKLEVLQMEMVMLRTLNYSLGRPLPLQFLRRYSKAGKALAVHHTMAKYFLEQSLVNYDMCHYPPSLVAAAALYLSLFLIGSEEDAEEGKLVWTPTLVHYSTYTEAQVLPIVKEIALYIINVEKSKHQAVRKKYTQSKHMKISLRSELKSPTMYDLATTKRQD, from the exons ATGGCGTTGAGAAGCCGACCGGCCCTTGTG AACATTGGGAACCAGGAGAATGTCGCTAATGCTAAAAGTAAGGCCCTGGGCCTTGGGCATACCAAGAGAGCGGCATTGGGTGAGATAGGCAATAAAGTGAACAATTTGCGTGGCACAAGACCGATGTGCAAAGCAACCATTCAGCACGACTTGCAAAAGAAGGTCACGGTGAAAACAGCCACTTTGGAAAGTCTGAAGCCGGTGGAAAAGCCTCACGTTGAGCTGGCCAAGCAAGTCGTTAAAAATGAATCCTCATCTCCACCCGTCAGACCTTCGATTGAACAAACCCCACCACCTGCACACCAGCAGCAAATGCAGCAGCCGGATCAGGGTGAAAAGGTGTCGTTTTCATCGGACCTTTTGATAGAGGATATTGACCAAGATGACAGCGGAAATCCCATACTTGTGTCGATATATAGCAATGACATATACGCACACCTCCGTGATCTCGAGCGGCAAACTCCTGTAGAAACAGAGTTCTTAGCTGGACAACAAGTCACTTCTAAAATGAGAAGCGTTCTTGTCGATTGGCTTGTTGAGGTTCACCAACAGTTCCACCTTACTCAGGAGACGCTCTATCTGACAGTTGCAAtacttgatcgatttctccag GCATACAGGACTATCGACAGAAAGAGGCTGCAGCTGGTGGGTATAACGGCAATGTTCGTGGCCAGTAAATACGAGGAAATGTATTCCCCGGACATAAACGACTTTGTTTATGTGACGGATAATGCCTATTCGAAACTGGAGGTCTTGCAGATGGAGATGGTGATGTTGCGGACTCTGAATTACTCTCTTGGACGGCCCCTGCCCCTGCAATTTCTGAGAAGATATAGCAAGGCAGGAAAG GCCTTAGCCGTCCATCACACAATGGCTAAATATTTTCTGGAGCAAAGTCTAGTCAATTACGACATGTGCCACTACCCGCCCAGTCTCGTCGCGGCTGCGGCATTGTACCTGTCACTTTT CCTGATTGGTAGCGAAGAAGATGCGGAGGAAGGAAAACTCGTCTGGACACCGACTTTGGTACACTACAGTACGTACACAGAGGCACAGGTACTTCCGATTGTTAAAGAAATAGCTTTGTATATCATAAATGTTGAGAAATCAAAGCATCAAGCTGTGAGAAAGAAGTACACCCAGTCAAAGCATATGAAAATAAGTTTGCGTTCAGAGCTTAAATCACCGACGATGTACGACCTGGCGACAACCAAGAGGCAAGACTAG
- the LOC124411579 gene encoding DNA fragmentation factor subunit alpha-like, with protein sequence MSDIAGAVQASASPYKIIDHARERRKGITASSLKELTAIARNRFDLPQEEHLTIVLEQDGTEVDDEEYFATLERNTSLMILCGDQRWSAAGSSASASRYILLDDTDSGKEGTSRRRERGNGAHIEPLVSSLRGDPTHISLLGGNDLELLSDMDPESLADIVPDRIFLEQLKEASGRFLAEKRQAQESMALLQMYASGGEMERA encoded by the exons ATGTCAGACATCGCGGGGGCAGTACAAGCATCAGCTTCCCCGTACAAGATAATTGATCATGCGAGAGAAAGACGCAAGGGCATAACAGCCTCGTCACTAAAAGAACTCACTGCCATAGCTAGAAACCGATTTGACTTGCCACAAGAAGAGCATCTGACCATTGTTTTGGAACAGGATG GTACGGAGGTAGACGATGAAGAATACTTTGCTACGCTTGAGAGAAATACAAGCTTGATGATCCTGTGCGGCGATCAAAGATGGTCGGCTGCTGGAAGCTCAGCTAGTGCATCACGCTATATTCTGCTGGATGATACGGATAGTGGAAAAGAAGGGACATCAAGAAGGAGGGAACGTGGAAATGGGGCACACATTGAGCCTCTGGTCTCCTCACTGCGTGGAGATCCAACCCACATTTCGCTACTGGGTGGAAACGATTTGGAACTGCTAAGTGATATGGATCCAGAAAGTCTAGCAGACATTGTGCCAGACAG GATATTCCTAGAGCAACTGAAGGAGGCGTCAGGAAGATttttagctgagaaacgacAGGCGCAGGAATCAATGGCACTATTGCAGATGTATGCAAGCGGAGGAGAGATGGAGCGGGCGTAG